CATGAACGGCGAGCTGATCGTCTGCCTGCCAAACCGTATGATCGCCAAGATTGTCGCGCCGGAGGAATAGGCTTTTGCCTATTCCTGCGACTTCCATTTGAAGTTGGGGATCACATCGCTCCATTTCTGGATCCCGATGATCTCTTTTGCAAATTCCGTATTCTCCAACGTTGTTTTCCTGTTGTCGATATTCTTATAAACCGACCATGCCTTTTTCCTCATAGTAGGAATGATCTCATTGGGCCGGGTCATATCACAGTGCCACAATCCAAACATCAGGGACGAATTCACCTCCAGCGGTGCATCCACCTGTCTGCTCATAATAAATGCATCGATATAGGGGTTGCTGTCCGCAATATAATACGCATAAGCGATGGCCGCTGCCTGAAGATCATTGTTCTCGCCCCGTGTCAGGCTCTTAGAAGTAAAGCCCTGCTCTGAAAGAATGATATGACGCACCTCCCCTTTGGGATTCCTCATATTGCCGTTCTGCATATAATCCGTCAGCACGCTCAAATTCTTTAAATTCACCACTGGAGAACCAGCATCATAGGTGATCAGCCCGGTCTGGTCGTCATCCCAGAACTCCGGCTCCGTCATGGGAATGGAATATGGATGGTACGCCAGTCCCCAGTCCATAGGACCGCCCGCTCCCGTCATATCCGCAAACCGGTCGATAATATCCTTTGCATTGTACTTATTCTTTCCATTTGCATCATGATTCCAGTTATAATCAGTTGAAAAATACAACCGGTCATTCTGGTTCGTACTCTTGATCGCCGTGTAGAACACCCGGAATGCCCGCTCATACTCATGGACATACTGGTCAATGGGCATATCACCCATATAATTCCACTGCTGGTTGTTGATCTCATTTCCAATGATCCAGTTAGATACCTTCCCATAAGGAGAACGCAGGCTGCTGTACCGGTCCGCCAAAAACGATGCGATCGCCTTGATCGTCTCATATCCTTCCTGTGTGGACGCATTAAACCCATAATAGAACACCTGGTTCTCCGGCTGCTTCGTCACACCCGGATATACCAGCTGCGGCGTACTGTCATTCCAGCCATTTAAGATCACTGCCGTCACCGTCATGCTCTTTTCCGACATCTTGCGGATCGTGCTGTCATACTGTTCCATCAAAGCCTTGTTAAAGCTGTAGGTCTTCCCGTCATACTCATAATTGATCCCTTCTCCCAGAATATGATGGAACGGAATATTGACGATCACATGATTGACGCCCAGTTCAAACGCATCCGCCACCATGCTGTCCGTATTCTCGATCAAAAGCCCCTTCTTGGTCTGAGCGTTCTTATACGGGTCCGTATGCTTCGCAACCGCCTCCGGGTTCGTCACATAAGCCGTATTACTCACCTTCGTATACTTCTGCCCGTCAAACACAGCCACTACAAACTTGGAATACAGCCGGTCTTCTGCCGTACCCAGATTCAGAGGCACATCAAACGACAGGGCATCCCCCTTGGTGATCCAAGCCAGATAATCCGTCCTGTCCCCGATCTCATCCTCATATGGCTGCAGTTCAAACAGATACAGATAATTGTCATAAAAAGCCGGGTCCGACCATGTCCCCTCCATCTGCCCGCGGATAGCGATCTGATTCCCGCCCTCTATCCCGCAGGTCAGAATATGCGCAAACTCCGTCGGCGCCGGAGTCGCCGGAGCTGTACTCTCTGCCGCCGCGCTCTCCGTAACAGTATCCGCAAAAGCCTCTATACTCCCCATCCCCATCACCGCTGCCAATACCACCGCCGCCAGCCTTCCGATGTGGCCTCTCTTCATTACCATATATTGTCTCCTCCTTAAGATGTAAGTCTTCCCTATTATACCCAATCCCCCCTCAAATACAAGTCCCCGCCGCCTTACGTTGTCTTACATTTTCCTTAAACCATATCATTCCTCACGCAGCCAGTACACAGCAGCAACACAGCCTGGGCGGGTGGGGGAACGGTGGAAAACCCTGTCGGCGATCTGTGAAGGAGTGTTAGAACCGGTTACTAAAAAACGGCTCCAATCAGGGCCGAGCACGGGACCACAAGTCCCGCGCGCAGTGGTCACCTGAACAAGACCCGCATCAAGCGGGGGTTGCGAATGTGACCATTGCCCTGATTGGAGCCGTTTTTTCAGTTACCGGTTCTTCACTCCGGAGCCGTGAGCCGACGGGGTTTTCCACCGTTCCCCCGCCCGCCCAGGTCTGCGTCGCTGCGTACTTCTGCCAAATCAAAGATATCTTTTCAATACCTCAACTTTATCCATTTTCTCCCACGGCAATTCCAGATCAGTCCTCCCGAAATGTCCATACGCCGCAGTCTGTTTATAGATCGGACGCCGCAGATCCAGCATCTTTATGATCCCCGCCGGTCTTAAATCAAAGTTCTCGCGGATGATCTCCACCAGCCTTTCATTCCCCAACTTCCCGGTTCCAAAGGTATCCACCATGATCGAGGTCGGATGCGCCACGCCGATCGCATAGGACAGCTGGATCTCACACTTGTCAGCCAGACCCGCCGCCACGATATTCTTTGCCACATAACGGGCAGCATAAGCCGCAGACCGGTCTACCTTTGTGCAGTCCTTCCCGGAGAACGCGCCGCCGCCGTGACGGGCATATCCGCCGTAGGTATCCACAATGATCTTCCGTCCGGTCAGGCCGCTGTCACCATGTGGCCCGCCGATCACAAAACGCCCCGTAGGATTGATAAAGAACTTGGTCTCACCGTCCACCATATCCTCCGGCAGGATCACATCAAAAACATGCTTTTTAATATCCTCATGGATCTGCTCCTGGGTCACATTCTCATCATGCTGAGTGGACAGAACCACTGCATCCAGACGGACCGGTCTGCCTTCAGCGTCATATTCTACCGTAACCTGGGTCTTTCCATCGGGACGCAGATAAGGCAGAGTGCCGTCCTTGCGCACCTTCGTCAGCTGACGTGCCAGCTTATGCGCCAGAGCGATCGGATACGGCATATACTCCTCCGTCTCATTGCTGGCAAATCCGAACATCATACCCTGGTCTCCCGCCCCAATGGCATCCAGCGCATCGTCGTCCATGGTATTCTCCTTCGCCTCCAGCGCCTTGTCCACGCCCAGCGCAATATCAGAAGACTGCTCGTCCAACGCCACGATCACACCGCAGGTATCACAGTCAAAGCCGTATTTGGCACGGTCATATCCAATCTCGCGGACCGTTTCACGCACCAGCTTCTGGATATCCACATATGCATTGGTCGTGATCTCACCCATGACCATCACAAGGCCGGTGGTAACACAGGTCTCACATGCCACACGGCTCATCGGGTCTTTTTCCATCAGCGCATCCAGGATCGCATCGGAAATAGCGTCGCACATCTTGTCCGGATGTCCTTCGGTTACAGACTCAGAAGTAAATAATAATTTCTCCACTTTAAATCCTCCTTCATTTCAAAACAAAAGAAAAGCCCGTAGCAATCATACTGCGGACTTGATCTATTCACTATATCAAATCCTCTTATTGCTCGATTTCTCGCTCAGGTTGGCACCTTCCGCCCGCTCCTGCCGACCTGGTATCGCACCAGGCACGCTGCATTCCGCTCGGGGTTGCCGTGACTTCACAGATCCTTTGTATCTCCATCACTCTGAATAAGGGATTACGCACTTTTCAATTGTTGGTTCTATCGTTGCATGAAATATACTAACAGATAACCCAAAACCTGTCAAGAAAAATATACCTTGGGTTTCCCCGAATATCCATAACGAATTGCCGGAATACTAATGCAGAAACCCAAGAAATCTATGATTGAAACGGAGGACTCCCATGCAAAATGAACCTTTATTTTTGACGGATAAGGAACGAACCACCATCATTGAAGTGATCTGCGGCTCCGCAAACGCCGCTCTCCCCGACTGTTTTAAGCCTTTTGAGCCTTTGACTCCCAATATCTCCGAAGGAGCTGCCGAAAAGCATCTCCCGGTGATCGAGACAGACGGCACCCACGTGACGGTCAAAGTAGGAAGCAATTTCCATCCCATGACGGAGGAGCACAGCATCGACTGGGTGTGCCTGGTGACCAAAGCCGGCTGTGTACAGAGGATCCATTTAAGCCCGGACTGTGAGCCTGTGGCTCATTTTTCCATCGAAAAAGGGGATCAGCCGAAGGCAGCCTATGCTTACTGCAATCTCCACGGCTTCTGGAAAACCGAGGCGTAGAGAGGGATGCGGGCTTAAGAACATGCATCCGCCGGACGTGCTTACAAAATGAAACAGCGTATATTTTGAAAATATACGCTGTTTCATTTTGTCATATCTGCGTTAAATCAAATCCACATCCCATCTGCTTACTGGATCCACACTCCGTTTGCATCCACCCAGTAACCATCCGGTGTCCTGGTGTTGGTCAGCATCGCGCCGCTGTTGGTATCACAGTAGTACCAGGCATTGCCGGACTGGATCCACCCGGTCCGCATATAACCCACGCTGTCAAAGCAATACCAGATGCCGCCAATCTGCAGCCAGCCGTTCGTCGGATAGGAACCATTCGCGTAACGGTACCACCAGCCCACATTGTCCTTGATCCACTGTGCAGTGGAGGTTCCCGGGGTTGAACTGGTGTTGGTGCTGTTATAGTCATTGCTCTTATAATTGTAGGTGCCGGACTGAATCTTGGAAAGCAGCTCATCATCTACATAAAGGTAATCAGACTCGTACCACTCGCCCTTTTTGTTGTTATTATTCACAACACGGACCTTGAAATAATACTCGCCGGTCCTTGTGATCCTGGAAGCGAAATTGTAATATCTGTTGGTGGTCGTCACCGACTCTCCCACGGAACTGCTGCCCCGGTACAAACGCACCTGATAGTTCTTGGCGCCATCCGTTTTCTCCCACTGAGCAATGGGTGTGGTCTCTTCCTCCCAGTAAACCTCGTCGATCTCCAGGCTTCCTTCCAGCGCGTCCAGCGTCAGCTTCACGATCAGGGTGGAACTGCTGTCCTCCCTGCGGGAGCCAGTGTAGCTGGCGTCATCGCCTCTCAGCTTCACCTTGCTGGAACTCATGGAATCAAAATAGTAATCAGAGTCCGCCTCAAGGGTCACTTCTATCTTCGGCTTATCTCCGGCGGTCCATTCACCGTCATCGTTCACAACTTCAACATCCGTCACGCGGTAGTTGCTGCCTTCTGTAGTTACAGACACGTCACCGCTGTCCTCTCCCGGCTGGATATCAGAGTCCACCGTCAGCTCAATTTTGCTGATCTTGGTCCTCTCCTCTTTCGCCATCGCCGATCCGGCAAATGCAGCCGTCATCAGGCCTGCACACATCGCAAGCGCCAATCCTTTTCTCCATAACTTCATATTCTTCTCCTCCTTTGATTCAAACCACCTGTTTTCTTTTTACGTTAACAGAAGCTTTTATTCTATAATAACATATTATCTGGAAATCGTGTCTAAAATATGGCCAGTTTTTAACAATTTGCTTACAGAAAGAATACGAATAATTTAAAAGGGTTGTTTCTCACCAGCAGCCAACACCACCTGTTAAAAAACAACCCTTTGATTCTCCATTTTCATCTGATTGGAAAAAGCCCTGCTAAAAGCAGTCTCAAACTCAGCCTATCTTCAACTTGAATTTCTGCGCTTCCTTCTCGGAATCCACAATCTCAATGGACGCGCCAAGACCCTGCAGCTTCTCCTCAAAGCACTCGTATCCGCGCTGGATATAGCCAATTTCATCCACCACCGTATAACCGCTTGCGGAAAGTCCTGCCAGCACCA
This portion of the Clostridium sp. AN503 genome encodes:
- a CDS encoding DUF5722 domain-containing protein; this encodes MVMKRGHIGRLAAVVLAAVMGMGSIEAFADTVTESAAAESTAPATPAPTEFAHILTCGIEGGNQIAIRGQMEGTWSDPAFYDNYLYLFELQPYEDEIGDRTDYLAWITKGDALSFDVPLNLGTAEDRLYSKFVVAVFDGQKYTKVSNTAYVTNPEAVAKHTDPYKNAQTKKGLLIENTDSMVADAFELGVNHVIVNIPFHHILGEGINYEYDGKTYSFNKALMEQYDSTIRKMSEKSMTVTAVILNGWNDSTPQLVYPGVTKQPENQVFYYGFNASTQEGYETIKAIASFLADRYSSLRSPYGKVSNWIIGNEINNQQWNYMGDMPIDQYVHEYERAFRVFYTAIKSTNQNDRLYFSTDYNWNHDANGKNKYNAKDIIDRFADMTGAGGPMDWGLAYHPYSIPMTEPEFWDDDQTGLITYDAGSPVVNLKNLSVLTDYMQNGNMRNPKGEVRHIILSEQGFTSKSLTRGENNDLQAAAIAYAYYIADSNPYIDAFIMSRQVDAPLEVNSSLMFGLWHCDMTRPNEIIPTMRKKAWSVYKNIDNRKTTLENTEFAKEIIGIQKWSDVIPNFKWKSQE
- the metK gene encoding methionine adenosyltransferase; the protein is MEKLLFTSESVTEGHPDKMCDAISDAILDALMEKDPMSRVACETCVTTGLVMVMGEITTNAYVDIQKLVRETVREIGYDRAKYGFDCDTCGVIVALDEQSSDIALGVDKALEAKENTMDDDALDAIGAGDQGMMFGFASNETEEYMPYPIALAHKLARQLTKVRKDGTLPYLRPDGKTQVTVEYDAEGRPVRLDAVVLSTQHDENVTQEQIHEDIKKHVFDVILPEDMVDGETKFFINPTGRFVIGGPHGDSGLTGRKIIVDTYGGYARHGGGAFSGKDCTKVDRSAAYAARYVAKNIVAAGLADKCEIQLSYAIGVAHPTSIMVDTFGTGKLGNERLVEIIRENFDLRPAGIIKMLDLRRPIYKQTAAYGHFGRTDLELPWEKMDKVEVLKRYL
- a CDS encoding desulfoferrodoxin family protein: MQNEPLFLTDKERTTIIEVICGSANAALPDCFKPFEPLTPNISEGAAEKHLPVIETDGTHVTVKVGSNFHPMTEEHSIDWVCLVTKAGCVQRIHLSPDCEPVAHFSIEKGDQPKAAYAYCNLHGFWKTEA